In the uncultured Methanolobus sp. genome, one interval contains:
- a CDS encoding NosD domain-containing protein — MLLGKHSINWIVMCVTITLLAISFASAATLTVGSGETYTTISAAISAASNGDTILVSDGIYSESMTVNKELNITSINGSTTTTISSGSSNAFSISANNVSINGFSIVGSGSGIGLYIYQRSNCTFANNNVSNVDFGIRFDWAHNNTIFNNTISDVDDYGTYLYESNYNNFTGNTVDNSDDYGLYSYSSDHTTISRNNMTNNHDDGFYLYDSPYANITFNNLQHNYDYGIRIYSSNSCVLLNNSVNSSNYGIHLDGSSNAVLENNTMYSNSNNFGVDNGYSHTVDTSNLVDGKPVYYWTSQSDSQIPSDAGQVYVISSTNITVRDLVLSDGYDEILFYNTINSTIENVTVSSGVNGVRLQSSNNNTIANSTFGSGNNYGLFLDEYNHFNNITNNTANSNTYGIYLWNSERNLLENNTMTSNNYNFGVDGVDLPDYINFVNTSNILDGKPIYYLINQSNVEFAADSGYVCAVNCTNMTVTDLSFSDGYDMVFFAYTNNSLVDNVTFTDGYNGVRTFHSYYNEIHNVTGISNDGSSIFLDESNYFNNISLNNLTDSSNGIRLYQSSNNEILRNNATSGGYGINLEYSSNSNNVTYNDLSSNSNGIYLSSSDYNELDDNNMNSNSNGIYLYSSSDSNNVTNNTISSSSSYGIYFYSSCNSNVIIDNTISSSSSSGIYFYSSCNSNEISDNNITSSSGNGIHFYSCSLNDITGNNLTGNNNYGVFLNRCSGNEIIDNIINSNTRGIYLDSSSSNLVDDNRIIDNTYEGVTLYSYNNYASNTNTVINNTITGNRDGVYMYISSNPVSYSGSCDNNDISQNNISDNSRYGVYSYSYYDDNTCDYNSYTDNIITGNTQYGIYLYKDQYATIENNTISDNSNHGVYLVSNQHPIIEGNTISDNSNYGIFADMCEDYTLTDNTVTGSTVGVYDNSTGNSTLLTNTLTGNAQYGFYSNDSLNLVVSNQTFTSGSLEITFDVNNTETTINGTDTNSTALSGKENVFGYLEINSSDNMTISFFYNDSAMSNTTELTLDLYKFVNSSWVAVSNTTLNASLNYLSVNITDFGTFGLFKDPEPSTSTTTTSSSNDGSVSQLAREIQRITTYLSVNTDGEVRADTMAKSTDSSTTITLFKGTKAVDPEGNAVNRITVNRVSSLSVNTPSGISDKGIYVNFGPPGTSFNKAVMISIDFDPADFSGVEAPVIYTYSEDADEWISLQTSADWETGKATAYTTHFSVYALFGEDSEEKEVATPITEETPQNAESSVNEDQDTETEESNGLGYHYWVLNLAIIIVAAVFVIRHQKK; from the coding sequence ATGTTATTAGGTAAGCACAGTATTAATTGGATTGTAATGTGTGTAACAATTACACTTTTAGCTATCAGTTTTGCTTCGGCAGCCACTCTTACTGTAGGTTCAGGAGAAACTTATACTACTATAAGTGCTGCAATTTCAGCAGCATCAAACGGTGACACGATTCTTGTTAGCGATGGAATTTATAGTGAATCAATGACAGTAAATAAAGAACTGAATATTACTTCAATCAATGGTTCCACTACAACTACTATCAGCTCAGGATCATCTAATGCGTTTTCTATAAGTGCAAATAATGTTAGTATCAATGGATTCAGCATAGTAGGTTCTGGATCGGGTATTGGTCTTTATATATACCAACGATCAAATTGTACATTTGCTAATAATAATGTTTCAAATGTAGACTTCGGTATCCGTTTTGATTGGGCTCATAATAATACAATATTTAATAATACAATTTCTGATGTTGATGATTATGGCACATATCTTTATGAATCAAATTATAATAATTTCACTGGAAATACGGTAGATAACAGTGATGATTATGGACTTTACTCTTACTCAAGTGACCATACTACTATAAGCAGAAACAACATGACCAATAATCACGATGATGGTTTTTACTTATATGATTCTCCATATGCGAATATAACTTTCAATAACTTACAACATAATTATGACTACGGAATACGAATCTATTCATCAAATTCATGTGTTCTACTGAACAACAGTGTAAATTCCAGCAATTATGGTATTCATCTGGACGGCTCAAGCAATGCAGTTCTTGAAAATAATACAATGTATTCTAACAGCAACAATTTTGGAGTTGATAATGGTTATTCACATACAGTAGATACCAGTAATCTTGTTGATGGTAAACCTGTTTATTACTGGACAAGCCAGTCTGATTCCCAGATTCCTTCTGATGCAGGTCAGGTATATGTGATATCATCAACTAACATAACAGTAAGAGATCTTGTTTTATCAGATGGTTATGATGAGATTCTATTTTACAACACTATTAATTCCACAATTGAAAATGTAACTGTATCCAGTGGAGTAAATGGTGTACGTTTGCAATCTTCAAATAATAATACAATTGCAAACAGCACATTTGGAAGCGGCAACAACTACGGACTTTTCCTTGATGAGTACAACCATTTCAATAACATAACTAACAACACTGCAAATTCCAATACATATGGTATTTATCTCTGGAACTCTGAAAGAAACCTTCTGGAAAACAACACAATGACTTCAAATAATTATAATTTTGGAGTTGATGGTGTTGACCTGCCCGATTATATTAATTTTGTAAACACAAGCAATATTCTGGATGGGAAACCAATTTATTACTTAATAAACCAATCTAACGTGGAGTTTGCTGCTGACTCAGGTTACGTCTGTGCAGTTAATTGTACTAACATGACTGTGACAGATCTGAGTTTCTCTGATGGGTATGACATGGTATTCTTTGCATACACCAACAATTCTCTTGTGGATAATGTGACTTTTACAGATGGATATAATGGAGTTCGTACGTTCCATTCATACTACAACGAAATCCATAATGTTACTGGAATTAGTAACGATGGAAGTAGCATTTTCCTTGATGAGTCAAATTACTTTAACAATATAAGTCTGAATAATCTGACAGATTCATCAAATGGTATCCGCCTTTACCAGTCCAGCAATAATGAAATTCTAAGAAACAATGCTACATCTGGTGGTTACGGTATTAATCTGGAATATTCATCCAATTCAAATAATGTTACTTACAATGACCTGAGTAGTAATTCCAACGGCATTTATCTTTCTTCTTCAGATTACAATGAATTAGATGACAATAATATGAATTCAAATTCAAATGGTATCTATTTGTATTCTTCTTCCGACAGTAATAATGTCACTAATAATACTATCTCTTCCTCGAGTTCATATGGTATCTATTTCTATTCATCTTGCAATTCTAATGTAATAATAGACAATACCATCTCTTCTTCGAGTTCAAGTGGAATCTATTTCTATTCATCTTGCAATTCTAATGAAATATCAGATAATAATATCACTTCTTCTAGTGGAAATGGTATCCATTTCTATTCATGCTCTCTAAATGACATTACTGGAAATAATTTAACAGGAAACAATAATTATGGCGTTTTCTTGAACAGATGTTCAGGAAATGAAATAATTGATAATATAATTAATTCCAATACAAGAGGTATTTATTTAGATTCATCAAGTTCTAACTTGGTGGATGACAATAGAATTATTGACAATACTTACGAAGGAGTTACTCTATATTCATACAATAACTACGCATCTAATACAAATACTGTTATCAACAATACAATTACCGGCAATCGTGATGGTGTCTATATGTACATATCTTCTAATCCAGTCTCTTATTCAGGAAGCTGTGATAACAACGATATATCACAAAATAACATAAGTGACAATTCACGATATGGTGTCTATTCTTATTCATACTATGATGATAATACATGTGACTACAATTCGTATACAGATAATATCATTACCGGAAACACACAGTATGGTATTTATCTTTACAAGGATCAGTATGCTACTATTGAGAATAATACTATTAGTGATAACTCCAATCACGGTGTTTATCTTGTAAGTAACCAGCATCCGATTATTGAGGGTAACACTATAAGTGACAACTCAAATTATGGTATTTTTGCTGATATGTGTGAAGATTATACTCTTACCGATAACACCGTCACCGGTAGTACGGTTGGAGTATATGATAACAGCACAGGAAACAGCACACTGTTGACCAATACTCTTACAGGTAATGCTCAGTATGGCTTCTATTCAAATGATTCATTGAACCTTGTTGTCAGTAATCAGACATTTACAAGTGGTTCATTGGAGATAACATTTGATGTTAACAACACTGAAACCACTATTAATGGAACTGATACTAATTCAACAGCTCTGTCAGGTAAGGAGAATGTTTTCGGTTATCTTGAAATTAATTCGTCCGATAATATGACAATCTCATTCTTCTACAATGATTCTGCAATGAGCAATACTACTGAGCTAACACTTGATCTTTATAAGTTTGTCAATAGTAGCTGGGTAGCTGTAAGTAATACTACTCTGAATGCAAGCCTGAATTACCTGAGTGTTAATATTACTGATTTTGGCACATTCGGACTCTTCAAGGATCCTGAACCAAGTACCAGTACAACTACTACATCAAGTTCGAATGATGGTTCTGTATCCCAGCTTGCAAGAGAAATACAGAGGATAACAACCTATCTTTCAGTAAATACTGATGGTGAAGTCCGCGCGGACACAATGGCAAAATCCACAGATTCCAGTACAACAATCACTCTTTTCAAGGGCACAAAAGCTGTTGACCCTGAAGGCAATGCTGTAAACAGGATTACTGTTAACAGAGTAAGTTCTCTGTCAGTGAATACTCCTTCTGGTATTAGTGATAAAGGTATCTACGTGAATTTTGGACCTCCAGGAACAAGTTTCAATAAGGCAGTAATGATCTCTATTGACTTTGACCCTGCAGACTTCTCAGGTGTGGAAGCTCCGGTTATATACACTTATTCCGAAGACGCTGATGAGTGGATTTCTTTGCAAACATCAGCAGATTGGGAAACTGGCAAAGCAACGGCTTATACTACTCACTTCTCAGTCTATGCATTGTTTGGCGAAGACAGTGAAGAAAAGGAAGTAGCCACTCCGATTACTGAAGAAACACCCCAAAATGCTGAAAGCTCTGTAAATGAAGATCAGGATACTGAAACAGAAGAGTCTAATGGTCTGGGTTATCATTACTGGGTACTTAATCTGGCGATAATCATTGTGGCAGCGGTTTTTGTGATAAGGCACCAGAAAAAGTAG
- a CDS encoding PAS domain S-box protein, with the protein MKLISNLKTSNYLALKVSLLYLFLASLWILGSDTMLSRIITDPTAYIQFQTYKGMFFVITTGFLLFVYLNPKIKELGESRINLLETESLLKKRIDYELTTIECMRLLQEPENIDEIIPYILQKVHRTVNNSRTYVFRNEDDPELGLCMSQIYEVVSEGIEPQIDNPELQHLSYSEGGPTLLSVLSSKENYVHIVEELEEPEKSLLKEQGILSVLIIPIFAGEKNWGFIGFDDCTEERRWHGDDINLLRVVADGIGEALLRKDSENELIESEERFKALHNASFGGIVIHDNEFIIDVNQGFSDITGYSHDELIGMSNYALIAEESREVVRNKISSGNEEPYNITMLKKDGTSYPARIQGKIIPYKEKYFRVAEIKDITEQKLSEKALRESEQKQAAMIANISDVIAIADENGVIRYKSANIERWFGWKPDDLIDTELFDYIHPEDQELTKDFFMTILKKKRESASSNIRYRCKDNTYKWIKFTGINLLDEPAIRGLLFNYHDITEKKMAEDALLESERKFRTYIENAPYGIFIVNENDTFDEVNETACILTGFSEDELIGVSVYSYVAPESRSRAIQAYHELKTKGLASAELFIMRKNETGVWMRIDSARLSDGRFIMFVNDITERKNAEYSLIEAKMLAEENNRMKSEFLANMSHELRTPLTAIIGFSDILNDEMFGELNDKQKRHVQHVNNSGRHLLDLINDILDLSKVEAGKMELKREVFNISDIMEEIRLSVYPMASKKNIDLGIINNIEVQEMSADRMKFKQIMLNLLSNAIKFTPQNGKVSVSSTKNDNEITITVSDTGIGITENMQESIFNPFTQADSSNKREFGGTGLGLALAKQFVEMHDGKIWVEGREEKGSIFTFTIKDVD; encoded by the coding sequence ATGAAACTAATATCAAATCTCAAAACGAGCAATTATCTGGCACTAAAAGTTTCACTGTTGTATTTATTTTTGGCCAGTTTATGGATATTAGGTTCAGATACGATGCTTAGCCGGATCATAACAGATCCGACTGCATATATTCAATTCCAGACCTATAAAGGCATGTTTTTTGTCATAACAACTGGTTTTCTGCTATTTGTTTATCTCAATCCGAAAATAAAAGAGCTAGGTGAATCAAGAATAAATTTACTTGAGACTGAGTCATTACTCAAAAAAAGAATCGATTATGAACTGACAACAATTGAATGTATGCGTTTGTTGCAGGAGCCCGAAAACATAGATGAAATAATTCCATACATACTGCAAAAAGTTCACCGCACAGTAAATAACAGCAGGACATACGTATTCAGGAATGAAGATGACCCTGAACTGGGACTTTGCATGTCCCAGATATATGAAGTGGTTTCTGAAGGAATTGAGCCCCAGATAGACAATCCCGAACTACAGCATCTCTCATATTCGGAAGGTGGTCCAACACTGCTTTCAGTTCTGAGTTCTAAAGAAAATTATGTACATATCGTTGAAGAACTGGAAGAGCCTGAAAAGTCCCTCCTTAAAGAACAGGGAATTCTTTCCGTATTGATAATACCCATTTTTGCCGGAGAGAAAAACTGGGGATTTATCGGCTTTGATGACTGTACTGAAGAGCGCAGGTGGCATGGAGATGACATCAATCTCCTGAGAGTTGTTGCCGATGGTATTGGTGAAGCTCTTTTACGTAAAGATTCTGAAAATGAATTAATTGAAAGTGAAGAGAGGTTCAAGGCGCTGCATAATGCTTCTTTTGGTGGTATTGTAATACATGATAATGAATTCATAATTGATGTCAACCAGGGTTTTTCTGATATAACAGGTTATTCGCATGACGAACTCATTGGAATGAGCAATTATGCCTTAATTGCAGAAGAGTCCAGGGAAGTTGTAAGGAACAAGATAAGTTCAGGAAACGAAGAGCCTTATAATATTACGATGTTGAAAAAAGACGGGACAAGTTATCCTGCCAGAATACAGGGGAAAATTATACCCTACAAAGAAAAATATTTTAGAGTGGCAGAGATAAAAGATATAACTGAGCAGAAACTGTCGGAAAAAGCGCTTCGCGAGAGTGAGCAAAAACAGGCTGCAATGATAGCAAACATTTCTGATGTCATTGCAATTGCAGATGAGAACGGAGTTATCAGGTACAAAAGTGCAAACATTGAAAGATGGTTTGGCTGGAAACCTGACGATCTTATTGACACAGAATTATTTGATTACATACATCCTGAGGACCAGGAACTCACAAAAGACTTTTTCATGACTATTTTAAAGAAAAAGAGAGAAAGTGCTTCCTCAAATATCAGATACCGCTGTAAAGATAATACTTACAAATGGATAAAATTCACCGGAATTAATTTGCTGGATGAACCTGCGATCCGTGGACTACTATTCAATTATCATGATATAACTGAGAAGAAAATGGCAGAAGACGCACTTCTGGAAAGCGAAAGAAAATTCCGCACGTACATCGAGAATGCACCTTACGGGATATTCATAGTAAATGAAAATGACACTTTTGATGAAGTGAACGAAACCGCATGTATTTTAACTGGTTTTTCAGAAGATGAATTGATAGGGGTGAGTGTGTATTCCTACGTGGCTCCTGAATCCCGGAGCAGGGCTATTCAAGCTTATCATGAATTGAAGACAAAAGGGCTGGCCAGTGCAGAATTGTTCATTATGAGAAAGAATGAAACTGGTGTCTGGATGAGGATCGATTCGGCCAGGCTTTCTGATGGCCGGTTCATTATGTTTGTAAATGATATTACAGAACGTAAAAATGCTGAATATTCCCTTATAGAAGCAAAAATGCTCGCTGAAGAGAACAACAGAATGAAATCCGAGTTCCTCGCCAATATGAGCCATGAACTGAGGACACCACTTACAGCAATCATTGGTTTTTCGGATATATTGAATGATGAGATGTTCGGAGAACTGAACGACAAACAAAAAAGACATGTGCAGCATGTTAACAATAGTGGAAGGCATCTTCTTGACCTCATCAACGATATTCTCGACCTGTCAAAAGTGGAAGCAGGGAAAATGGAACTGAAACGTGAAGTGTTCAACATTTCTGATATTATGGAGGAGATCAGATTGTCTGTATATCCAATGGCATCAAAGAAAAATATAGACCTTGGAATAATCAATAATATTGAAGTTCAGGAAATGTCGGCTGACAGGATGAAGTTCAAACAGATAATGTTAAACCTGCTAAGCAATGCCATCAAATTCACTCCGCAAAATGGGAAGGTTTCTGTCAGCTCCACAAAAAATGATAATGAGATCACAATCACTGTTTCAGATACCGGTATCGGAATCACGGAGAATATGCAGGAAAGTATTTTCAATCCATTCACACAGGCAGATTCTTCAAATAAACGTGAATTTGGAGGAACCGGACTTGGACTTGCTCTTGCTAAACAGTTTGTAGAAATGCATGATGGAAAGATATGGGTTGAGGGCAGAGAAGAAAAAGGTAGTATTTTTACATTTACGATTAAAGATGTGGATTAG
- a CDS encoding LysE family translocator gives MVLINEFLISGILLGFASGISPGPLLAMTISESLQHGSRAGIKVAVSPFITDILIVSVILLFLMKFENYDPVIAMISLAGSFYLIYLGISSLKTKSIDIEIETVKTDSLKKGVIVNFLSPHPYLFWIAIGGPILFKTLDAGVSSSFLFVAGFYALLVGSKIVIAMLVGRSRNFLRSNYYLYIIRSLGIVYVVFAFYFLKHGLELLDLY, from the coding sequence ATGGTTCTGATCAATGAATTTCTGATATCCGGAATACTTCTGGGATTTGCTTCTGGCATATCACCGGGTCCACTGCTGGCCATGACTATCTCAGAATCTCTTCAGCATGGTTCCCGTGCAGGAATAAAAGTTGCAGTATCGCCTTTTATAACGGACATCCTTATTGTTTCAGTAATTCTGCTTTTTCTGATGAAGTTTGAAAACTACGATCCTGTGATTGCTATGATAAGTCTGGCAGGTTCTTTTTACCTTATTTATCTGGGAATCTCATCCCTCAAAACGAAAAGTATTGACATCGAAATTGAAACGGTTAAAACAGATTCTTTGAAAAAAGGAGTTATTGTGAATTTTCTCAGTCCTCACCCTTATCTCTTCTGGATAGCAATAGGCGGTCCAATATTATTCAAAACTCTGGATGCTGGTGTTTCTTCATCATTCCTGTTTGTTGCAGGTTTCTACGCCCTGCTGGTTGGCTCAAAAATAGTTATTGCAATGCTGGTAGGAAGATCCAGAAATTTCCTGAGGAGCAACTATTACCTCTACATAATTCGTTCATTGGGGATTGTTTATGTTGTTTTTGCATTTTATTTTCTGAAGCATGGACTGGAATTGCTGGATTTATATTAA